The genome window CATTGACAAAGGGCAAATGGAAGCCGCCCGCTCATTGGGGCTCACTTATCCGCAAGCCATGCGCTTTATTATTCTGCCGCAAGCGTTGCGCCGTATGCTGCCACCTTTGGCAAACGAATTTATCACGCTGCTGAAAGACAGCTCGCTGCTGGCGATGATTGCCGTGCCCGAGTTGGCGTATGTGCAAAAAACCATTTCGGGGCGGTATTCCATTTACGAAGAACCGCTGTACACCGTGGCATTGGTGTATTTGGCGATGACGATTTGCTTATCCGCATTCTTCTCTTGGCTGGAAAAACGGTTTAGCACGGGGCATCGGAAATAGTTTGATAAACCATGTGAGGCAGCCTGAAAACGTGTTGAGTGCGTTTTCAGGCTGCCTTGCTTATCCACCCAAATAACTAGTTCACCACAATACAAAGAGTTAATAAGCGTAAAAACCGCACATATTCTTTTAACAAAAATCAACAATTCAAGTAAAATAACATCCAATTACACCAATAAGCCGAGTTTCACCAGCGGGGTTTGCTCAACTAAGCCAAAAGAACAACCCCAGTGATAAACCCGCCAAAAAGGCAGCCTGAAAAAGCCGCCTACACAAGGAAACAACCATGAACGTAACCAGACGGCAGTTTTTCAAAGTAACTGCTGCGGGCGCGGGCGCAACTACTCTTGCCGCCGTGGGCTTAATGCCCACCAATGCGTTTGCAGAAGTTCGTCAATACAAGCTCTCAGGCGCATCTCAAGCGCGCAACAACTGCACCTACTGCTCCGTGGGCTGCGGCACTATCCTATACAGCATGGGCGACGGCGCAAAAAACGCCAAGAAAAAAATCTTTCACATTGAAGGCGACCCCGACCATCCCGTGTCGCGCGGCTCGCTGTGCCCCAAAGGCGCATCGCTGATTGATTTTGTCAACAGCCCCAACCGCATTCCCTATCCCGAAGTGCGCGAACCGTTCAGCAACGAATGGAAACGCATCTCGTGGGAAGAAGCGCTCGACCGCATCGCCCGCCTCATCAAAGACGAGCGCGACGCATCATTCCAAGAAAAAAATGCACAAGGCGTAACCGTAAACCGCCTTGAAACCATCGGCATGCTGGCGGCATCGGCATCATCCAACGAAACAGGCATTCTCACCGTTAAATTCTCCCGCGCATTGGGCTTGATTGCGCTGGATACACAAGCGCGCGTGTGCCACGGTCCCACCGTATCCGCCTTGGCATCCACCTTTGGGCGCGGCGCGATGACCAACACCTTTGTGGACATCCAAAACGCCGATTTCATTATGGTGATGGGGGGCAACGCCGCCGAAGCGCATCCCGTGGGCTTCAAATGGGTGATTGAAGCGAAAAAACGCAAAGGCACCAAGCTGTTTGTGGTGGACCCGCGTTTTAACCGCACCGCGTCGGTTGCCGATTTTTACGCGCCCATCAGAGCAGGTTCAGACATCGCCTTTTTGGGTGCGCTGATTAACTGGCTGATTGAAAACGATAAAATTCAATGGGAATACGTTAAAAACTACACCAATGCTTCGTTTATCGTGGCAGATGGTTTTGATTTTAACGATGGCTTGTTCACAGGCGCAAAAGACCCCAATGGGCAGCCTGAAAACACCCACGGCTCGTTCTACAACAAAGAAACATGGTTCTACGCGCTAGACGAAAACGGCTACGCCCAAACCGACCCCACGTTGCAACATCCGCGCTGCGTGTTCCAAATGATGAAAAAACATTATTCCCGCTACACGCTGGATATGATGACCACCATTTGCGGCACCAGCAAAGAAGATTTCCTCAAAGTAGCCCAAGCATGGGGCGAAATGTCCGCGCCCAACAAAGCAGGCACAATTTTGTATGCCCTCGGCTGGACGCAACACTCCTACGGCTCGCAAAACATCCGCACCATGGCGATGATTCAGCTTCTGCTGGGCAATATTGGGATGTCGGGCGGCGGCGTGAACGCCCTGCGCGGACACTCCAATATCCAAGGCTTGTCGGACTTGGGCTTGCTGTCCACTTCTTTACCAGGTTATCTGAACCTGCCCAGCGAAAAACAAGCCACGCTGCAAGATTATCTCAACGCCAACACGCCCAAAGCCTTGCAGCCTAACCAATTGAACTATTGGAAAAACACGCCCGCCTTTTTCGTGAGCTTCCTGAAATGGATGTATGGCGATAACGCCACCGTCGAAAACAACTGGGCGTATGACTGGTTGCCCAAATACGAAAAAATGTACGACATCTTGCAGATTACCGAAGATATGTATCAAGGCAAGATGAAAGGCTTGTTAGTGCAAGGCTTTAACGCGCAAGGCTCGTTCCCCGATGCGCATCGCGTAACCGAAGCGTTCTCCAAGCTCAAATTCATGGTGGTGATGGATCCGCTGAAAACCGAAACCGCATCGTTCTGGGAAAACCACGGCGATGCACACGCCACCGACCCCAGCAAAATCGGCACTGAAGTTTTCAGGCTGCCTACGCCATGCTTTGCCGAAGAAGAAGGCTCTATTGTGAACTCTTCGCGCTGGCTGCAATGGCACCACCCTGGCGCAGATCCCTACGGCGAATCGCTGCCCGATTTGGACATCATGGGCGAGCTGTATCAACGCATCAAAGCCTTGTATGAAAAAGAAGGCGGCAAATTCCCCGATCCAATTACTAAATTGTCGTGGAAATACGCCAAATCGCACGCGCCTAGCCCTGCCGAAATGGCAAAAGAATCCAATGGCTATGCCTTGGCAGATTTGAAAGACGCCGATGGCAACATCATCCGCAAAAAAGGCGAATTGCTAGATGGCTTTGCCCAACTGCGCGATGATGGCACTACCGAATGCGCCACATGGATTTTCTCTGGCTCGTGGACGCAAGCGGGCAATCAAATGGATAGACGCGACAATACCGACAGCGGCTTGGGCAACACGCCCAAATGGGCATGGGCTTGGCCAGCCAACCGCCGCATTTTGTATAACCGCGCTTCATGCGACCCCAGCGGCAAGCCGTGGGACGAACATCGCCAGCTTATCCGATGGGATGGCGCAAAATGGACAGGCGCAGATGTTTCCGACTTCAAAGCCGATGCTGCCCCCGATAGCGGCATGAATCCGTTTATCATGAACGAAGAAGGCGTGGGGCGTTTGTTTGCCGCGCGTAAACTGGTGGACGGGCCGTTCCCCGAGCATTACGAGCCATTGGAATCGCCCATCGGCACCAACCCCTTGCACCCCAAAATCGTGCAAACGCCTGCCATGCGTGTGTTTGACAGCATCAAAGACCGCATCGGCAAAGCCGAAGAGTTCCCTTATGTTGCCACCACCTATCGCCTAACCGAGCATTTCCAATTTTGGACGAAATCCGTGAAATTGTTGATGATTGGGCAGCCTGAACAATTCTGCGAAATCAGCGAAGAATTGGCAAAAGAAAAAGGCATTGAAAAAGGCGATTGGGTGAAAATCATCAGCAAACGCGCGTGGATTAAAGTGCGTGCTGTGGTTACCAAACGTGTGAAACCCTTAACCATCAACGGCAAAACCGTACATCAAATCGGCATTCCGTTGCATGGCGGTTGGGAAAACGTATCTGGGCAAAAACAGTTTATCGTGAACACGCTCTCGCCATTTGTGGGCGACTGCAACACGCAAACGCCTGAATACAAAGCATTCTTGGTAAACATTGAAAAAGCATAAGGAGCGGCACCATGGCACTGCAATCATTAGACATCAAACGCCGTTCCGCAACGGCAGAAATCACGCCGCCCCCAGGGGTGCGCAAACCGATTGAAATCGCCAAGCTGATTGACGTAACCACCTGCATCGGCTGCAAAGCCTGCCAAATGGCGTGTTCCGAGTGGAACGACATTCGCGACGAAATCGGCATCAACCACGGTGTGTACGACAACCCGATTGATTTAACGTCAAAATCTTGGACGGTGATGCGCTTTGCCGAGCACGAAGAAAACGGCAAGCTAGAATGGCTGATCCGCAAAGACGGCTGTATGCACTGCGCCGACCCAGGCTGCCTGAAAGCCTGCCCATCACCGGGGGCGATTATTCAATACGAAAACGGCATTGTGGATTTTCATCAAGAAAACTGCATTGGCTGCGGCTACTGCATCGCAGGCTGCCCGTTCAACATCCCGCGCATGGATAAAAAGGAAAACAAGGTTTACAAATGCACCTTGTGTTCCGACCGCGTGGCGGTGGGGCAAGAGCCCGCTTGCGTGAAAACCTGCCCCACGGGTGCAATCCAATTTGGCAGCAAGGAAGACATGAAACAGCTTGCCGCCGCGCGCATCAAAGATTTGAACCATCGCGGCTACAAAAACGCGGGGTTGTACGACCCGCAAGG of Kingella oralis contains these proteins:
- the fdxH gene encoding formate dehydrogenase subunit beta, with product MALQSLDIKRRSATAEITPPPGVRKPIEIAKLIDVTTCIGCKACQMACSEWNDIRDEIGINHGVYDNPIDLTSKSWTVMRFAEHEENGKLEWLIRKDGCMHCADPGCLKACPSPGAIIQYENGIVDFHQENCIGCGYCIAGCPFNIPRMDKKENKVYKCTLCSDRVAVGQEPACVKTCPTGAIQFGSKEDMKQLAAARIKDLNHRGYKNAGLYDPQGVGGTHVMYVLHHADRPSLYKGLPENPHISATVKLWKGLLKPLATFGIAAAVATGWLHYITVGPNRAEEEAPEVIGKEGDILKREEDA
- the fdnG gene encoding formate dehydrogenase-N subunit alpha, producing MNVTRRQFFKVTAAGAGATTLAAVGLMPTNAFAEVRQYKLSGASQARNNCTYCSVGCGTILYSMGDGAKNAKKKIFHIEGDPDHPVSRGSLCPKGASLIDFVNSPNRIPYPEVREPFSNEWKRISWEEALDRIARLIKDERDASFQEKNAQGVTVNRLETIGMLAASASSNETGILTVKFSRALGLIALDTQARVCHGPTVSALASTFGRGAMTNTFVDIQNADFIMVMGGNAAEAHPVGFKWVIEAKKRKGTKLFVVDPRFNRTASVADFYAPIRAGSDIAFLGALINWLIENDKIQWEYVKNYTNASFIVADGFDFNDGLFTGAKDPNGQPENTHGSFYNKETWFYALDENGYAQTDPTLQHPRCVFQMMKKHYSRYTLDMMTTICGTSKEDFLKVAQAWGEMSAPNKAGTILYALGWTQHSYGSQNIRTMAMIQLLLGNIGMSGGGVNALRGHSNIQGLSDLGLLSTSLPGYLNLPSEKQATLQDYLNANTPKALQPNQLNYWKNTPAFFVSFLKWMYGDNATVENNWAYDWLPKYEKMYDILQITEDMYQGKMKGLLVQGFNAQGSFPDAHRVTEAFSKLKFMVVMDPLKTETASFWENHGDAHATDPSKIGTEVFRLPTPCFAEEEGSIVNSSRWLQWHHPGADPYGESLPDLDIMGELYQRIKALYEKEGGKFPDPITKLSWKYAKSHAPSPAEMAKESNGYALADLKDADGNIIRKKGELLDGFAQLRDDGTTECATWIFSGSWTQAGNQMDRRDNTDSGLGNTPKWAWAWPANRRILYNRASCDPSGKPWDEHRQLIRWDGAKWTGADVSDFKADAAPDSGMNPFIMNEEGVGRLFAARKLVDGPFPEHYEPLESPIGTNPLHPKIVQTPAMRVFDSIKDRIGKAEEFPYVATTYRLTEHFQFWTKSVKLLMIGQPEQFCEISEELAKEKGIEKGDWVKIISKRAWIKVRAVVTKRVKPLTINGKTVHQIGIPLHGGWENVSGQKQFIVNTLSPFVGDCNTQTPEYKAFLVNIEKA